Genomic DNA from Thermosipho ferrireducens:
GATTATTGAATTTTTACCAAAGGAGCCACGTACGTTTAAAACACTTATTTCGAAAATTGGTGGTATATCAACGGAGCAAATGAAATGGATAAAAAGTATAAAAATAATAAGAGATTCAACTGATATAACTGTAGACCTTTCAAAATTTGATGAAGTAGATTATCAGCTATTGGATGGAGATACTGTTGAAATAAAAAAATATCCAGAATTTTATGTTTATATTCAGGGATTTTCAAATAGAAAAGGGAAAATAATATTTGAGCCAGATGAGAAACATAGTTTAAAAATTTTGCTTTCAAAAGTGGGCCTTCCAGATGAGGAAATTGAAAATGAGGGAATAGCGCTTATAAATAACAATGTAAGAATTCCTGTAAAAGAGGTACTTTACGGAAATAAGGATTATTTACTTTCAAAGGCGGACATTGTTCAAATACTTTACGAACCTTTCAGTGTTACAGTAATTGGACCAGCAAAAAATGGAAAGATAAAAATAAGCTATAAGGATCCAAGAACTCTTGGATATCTTATAAAAAGTCTTGGTATTTCTAAACCGGAATTAATTGAAAGTGTTTTACTTGTGAGAAAAGGAAGTACAAAGAAATATGGTATACAGGATCTGATTTCAGGAAAAGTGAATGAAACACTTATGAAAAATGACACTGTGATTATAAAATCAGCGGTAACAAGAGCAGTTTATCTCACAGGTGACGTGGCAAAATACATAAGGTTTGAGTATGACGAGCCTATATCTCTCCAGCGAATACTTGCAAAATCCGGAATTAATGATTACAGGAAAATAGAAAAAATAACGCTTAACGGTAAAGTAATACCATATGACACAGATGTAGACATAGAAAACGGTAGCGTATTAAATATTTCGTTAAAGCGCCCAATAAATGTAACGGTTATGGGCTATGTTAAAAACACGGGTAATGTCAAATTTGATTATTACGAAACGGCTGATCTTAAGAATTTGTTTGGAAAATTGGGAGGACTTATATTAGATAAAACAAGTTATTACACTTCTGAAAAAGTGTACGTATTTAGAAAAGATAAAACATATGAATTTGATGCTGAAAAAGTTTACAAAGGCGAAATTAATTTTGACCTTCAGGATAACGACTTTGTTTACGTTACTCAGCGTGAGCCAAATTATGTTTACGTTTTTGGGGAAGGTATTCAGAATCGTGTAGTACGTTTTAATTATGGAGAAACATTTGATATGAAAACACTTATTGGGAAAATAGGAGGTATTCCAGAAGGAATTAGTAAAGAAATAATGATATTAAACGGTAGTACAGAAACGATTTATACATGGGATGAGAGGAAAAACATACAACTTGAAAGAGGAAGCGTAGTTGTATTTAATAAAGATTATAAGAATTATGTTTACGTTATAGACGCCTCTGGTAAACCACAATCAATATACCTTGATAGGAAAGAAACCACGTTATATGATGTTCTTACAAGGATAAATGTTAACAAATCGTATAAAAAAGTTATGATTAGAAGTTCAGGAAATGTTCAGGAAATAGATGTGACAGACTTTTCAAAAACTCTTGGGATAGTTGTAAAACCTGGCGATGTTATTACTGTATTGAACATTCCACAGAATTATGCGTACGTACTTGGTGAAGTAAACAGACCAGGGCTTGTTGAAATTAACGAAGGAACAACTGTTTTAGAAGCTATTCTCAAAGCTGGTGCATTTACAACGAAAGCCATACCTTCCAGTATATACCTTTACAGAGGAGGACCTCAGGGTACACCTATAAAAATAAATCTTTCTGGTGCTCTTTCAGGTAAAGTTGTGAAGGACAATCCAATTGTTGAAACAGGTGATGTTATATTTGTACCAAATGATCCATTTAAAACGGCGTTAGAGTGGGTTCCAACGATAACTGCTTTAATAAATCTCTACAACAATATTAGTGGATTGTTCAAGTAATAATTCAGGAGGAATGATATGAAAGCTATAATTCTTGCTGGTGGGGTTGGTGAAAGATTCTGGCCACTTTCAACAGATTCACTTCCCAAGCAATTTTTAAAGTTGTTTGGGAAAAAGAGTTTGATTCGAGAGACATTTGAAAGGCTTGCTTACAGATTAAAACCGAAGGATATTTATGTTGTAACAAATGCCAGATATATTAACAAAACAAAAGAAGAGTTACCGGAAATACCGTCAGGAAATATCCTGGGAGAACCTGAGAAGAAAAATACAGCACCTGCATGCGTGCTTGGTACTTTGTGTGTAGAAGATGATAATGAAATAATATTTATTGTTCCAGCTGATCATTACATTCCAGATGTTGAAACGTTCTGGGAAAAGGTTGATAGAGCATCTGTTTTTCTGGAAAAAAATGAGGGAATAGTTACATTTGGAATATTTCCCACAAGACCGGAAACAGGTTATGGATACATTGAAGTAGAAAGTAAATATGTGAAAAATGAAAAATCTAACGTGGTACCAGTTAGAAAATTCAAAGAAAAACCTGACTTTGAAACAGCGAAAAAATACCTTGAAAAAGGAAATTATTTCTGGAATAGTGGAATGTTTATGTGGAAAAAGAAATATTTTATTGATCAGATGAAAAAACATTCACCAGAAGTTATTGAACCTTTTGAAGGTAATAAAAATATTGAGGAAATATATAAGAGGGTGCCTTCTATCAGTATCGATTATGCTTTGATGGAAAAAGCTGACAGAATATACACTATTCCTTCAAATTTTGTCTGGTCAGACGTTGGAAACTGGTTATCTTTGAAGGAGTTAAAAGTTAAAAGTAGTGATTCTGTAGTGGCGTTGGATTGTGAAAATGTATTTGTAAAATCAACAAAGCCTGTTGTTGTCATAGGAATGAAAAATATTGTTGTTGTGGAATCTGAGCATGGAATATTGGTATCTACAGATGAAGGTGTACAGAAAATAAGGGAAGCGGTGAAAAAGATGAAGGAAATTTAAAATGAAGTTGATTATAGTCTTTTATAATTTTAATATGCTTTTACCCTTTTCTATAATATCATTATATTTTCTAAAAAGTGAAAAATCAATAGAAGATCTTTTTTCCCCATGAAAGTCTGTGGCTATAAAATCAACTAAATCTCTTTTTAAAAAATAATTGCTTCCGTTAAGTGCTTCTAAATTAACCTGGAAATAAACATTCATATGCTTTAATCTGTCCACTAATAAACCATTTCCTTCAAGCCATTTATATCTTTCCACGTGAGCGAGTATTATTTCATAACCTTCCAGTTGAAGATCAAAAAGTTTATCAAGTAAGTAGACAGGGTAAATATCAGTAGGTAGTTCAACGAGTAAAAAATAATCCTTTATTGGTATAAATTCTTTTACATCTGGAGTCAAATATATCTCGCTTCCCAAAAAACTTTTAATTCCAAATTCTTCACAATGGATTTTTATCTTTTCATAATTCTCTTTAATCTTTGCTACGTTGGTTTTTACTGACGGATGATTAAGATGCGGGGTAAAGAAAACAGTAGTTATACCATTTTTCTTAAAAGTCTCTAAAAACTTTATACTTTCATCGAAATTTTTAACCCCGTCATCTACCCCCGGTAAGAGATGATTATGAATATCGAACAAATATATCCCTCCTTTCTGATTTTATTTTACACTATTGTTATTGTTCTTTTTTCCTTCTTTTTCTTTTTTTCTCTCCGTCATGATAATAATAGTAATAATAATAGTTTCCTGAATTCTTTTCATTTATGTCGTTAATGATAATTCCCAATAGCTTACTCCCTGAAGTTAAGATATTTTCAAGAGCAATCTTTAAAGAATGTTTAAGAGTTTTACCAGCTCTAACGACCAGGACAAGTCCATCAGTATGTCTTGTTACTATCAAAGCGTCTGCTGCTGCAAGTATTGGTGGTAGATCAACTATTATTTTATCATATTCATCTTTTAATATATTCATCATTTCTACAAATTTATTAGAAGTAAGCAGTGCAGTTGGGTTTGGAGGTAATGGACCAACCGGTATAACATCAAGATTTTCAATGTATTTTTGTTTAATTCTTTCAAGTGGAATATCTTTTAAAATATAGTTGACAACTCCTATGTTAAATCTTTCAAGACCTAACGCCTTTTCCATACGTGGTCTTCTCATATCCATGTCCATTAATAATGTTTTAAAGCCATTCTGAGCGTACGATATAGCAAGGTTTACAGCGTTTAATGTTTTTCCTTCTCCAGGACCAGAACTTGTGATCGATATTACATTTGGTGGAGGGGTTTCTGAGAATGATATATTTGTGGAAGTTAATTTTATAGATTCTGCAGCAGGTGAGATAGGAGAATTTAAAACAACTAATTCAGGAGTTTTAAGGTCACTTTTTATTTCAAATGTTGGAATCCTTCCAAGGATAGTTTGATTTCTTGAAATTCTTTTAATTTCATCTTCATCTCTAACACTTTTATCAAGATACTCTACAATAAAAGCCATGAGAATTCCGAGAAAAATTCCAAGAACACCGCCTATAGCAGCGGTAAGTTTTTTGTTTGGTTTAATAGGTTCTTTGGGAACTATTGCTTTATCTATAAGTTTTGCAGTTCCTATAACCCCGGCTTCTGCTATACGGGTCTCTTCAAGTTTTTCCAGCAGTAGTGTATAAAGATTTTCTTTAACCTTTAAATCTCTTGATAATTCTAACAACTTTTGCTCTAAAAGAGGGAGCCTTGATAATTTTTCCTGGTAACTATCCCTGAGTTTTTTTAAAGAGAGTATAGTAGCATTTAAAACTTCCTGTTGAGATTGTGTAGTTATGAGTTGCATGTATAAATCCTGGTATGTTGGATTCAGAGTTTTTATCTGGGAAGATACAACTTGAGCTACCTGTTCTTTTAACAATTTTTCAGTTTCAGCTATTTTTTCTTTTATTTCAAGCACTTTTGGATCAGTTTCCGAATAACTGTGAAGAAGTCCCGATAACTCAACTTTGTACTCAACCAATTTTGATTTTAATTGTTCTACTATAGGATTTGATGAAATAGTTTCTGAAGAAATGATTTTCATATCCACCTTTTTTAACAGCTCGTTAAGTGCGTTTATCTTTGCGCTATTTTCCTGAATTTGAAGATTATAAGAATTTATCTGCCCATCATATTCAAGTAAAAATTGGAGAATATATTTTGCTTCCTCATCAAGAAGAAAAACTCTGTTATCCTCTTTAAATTTTCTTATTCGTTCTTCTGCATCTTTTAGTTCTTTTTCTACCTTAGGAATTTGTTCTTCAATGAATTTTCGTCTAATAGTAAACTCATTTTTCGATAACGTTCTTAAAAGCTCATTGTAAGCTTCTGCAAGTTTATTAGCTATATTCTTTGCCAGTACTGGATCATCACTCTGGACAGAGATTCTTACAATATTTGTGTCTTTTACAGGAGAAACATCTATCATTTCGTCAAGTATTTTTATTATCGAATGGACATCTAAGTTTTCAACATCTTTTGGATCCTTTAGGGTATTTTTAAAATATTCCAATAAATTTAAATCTTTTACTATTTTTTCCAGGTTTGTTCGACTTTTTATAAGCTCAATTTCCGTTGAAATTTCAGAACTTCCACCATAAGGTAATTGAGCTGAAAATAATCCACCTATAGAACTTCCTTGAGAAGACTCAATTTTTAATGTAACTTCCGCTTCATAAATAGGAGTGGCCAAAAATAAGTATAATATAGTAAGACTAACAGTAGCTGCAAATGTTAGAAACATCCACCAGAAACGCTTTCTAAATATATGAAATATATCTTCCAGAGTAAGTTCATTTTCATAAATTTCTGGTTCCACTTTTATACCCCCATCTCGTTTTTTAAGTTAAGAAAATCATAGTAATTTTACCAGAAAAAAGGCTTGTAATCAAGCTTTGTGAAACAGCGTTTTTTCTTTTCATCAATCTTACCAAGCCTCGCCAACCTCGCCAGTTATAAGATTCCTCGTCGCATGCGCTCCTCGGAATGACAATCCTTTCTCCTGTCATTCCGAGCGGAGCGAGGAATCTTATTTTTTTACTAATCCTCGCCAACCTCGCTAATTATAAGATTCCTCACCCTTCGGGTTCGGAATGACAAAGAAAGAAAAGGTCATCCCGAGGAATGTAATGACGAGGGATCTTATTTTTTACCAACCTCGTCAATCTTGCCAACCTCGCCAGTTACAAGATTCCTCGTCGCATGCGCTCCTCGGAATGACATGGGGAAGAGCCAACTCTCGCTAACCCTCGCTAATCTCATCTACCATCGATTTTAAATAATCAAAAGCTTTCTGCCAGAAATTTTCGTTGCCAAGGTCTATTCCGACTTTTTTAAGAAGTCTTTCTGGTTTGTCTTTTCCACCACTTTCCAAAAGTTCAATATACTTTGGAACGAACCTTTTTCCCTCTTCAAGATACTTCTGGTAAATTGCTATTGCAATACAATTTGCAAAATTATATGCATAAACATAAAAGGGTGTATGATATAAATGTGGAATAGTGGCCCATTCAAAATGGTATTCAGGTGGTATTTCGACACTATTTCCGAACATAACTTTCAACTCTTTTTTATAAAATTCGGAAAGTTCTTCCCACGTTGCAAAACCGTTTTTTGAAATATTTTCATGGGCTTGAATTTCAAAGCGTGCAAACATATTTTGTCGGAACATTGTGGCAAATGTTTCTTCTATTGTTGAAGCAATAAGAGAAATTTTTTCTTTACCGGTCAATTGTGATTTAAGTTTGTCGAATACTAAAAATTCACCGAAAACTGAGGCGAGCTCTGCCATAGTTAATGGAGTATGATAATTCAACAATGTTTGTTTCGCAGAAAGTGTTCCATGTAATCCATGACCAAGTTCATGTGCAAGTGTCATTACATCACTTATATTTCCATTAAAATTCATAAGTATAAAAGGTTTAATTTTGGGGGTGTAATAAGAACAAAAAGCACCACCAGCTTTACCGTGAACTATGTCAGAATGAATTCTATTTTCATCAAAAAAGCTTTTAATAATTTTTCCAGCCTGCTCGTTAAACTCATAATAAGCCTCTATCACTATTTCTTTTGCATCATCAAAGCTATATTTTTTAACATCATTAGTTATTGGAGCATAAATATCTGCTAAAGTTAATTTTTCTTCCATCTTTTTTGCTTTCCATTTGTAATATTTGTGAACAATTTCAGTATTTTCAGTGGTTACTTCAATTAGTTTATTTACACTTTCATCTGTTACGCTATTGGCGAGGTTTCTCATTGAAATTGGTTTAGGAAATTTTCTAAGTCGAGCTTCTGTGTCATAGTCTTTTACAACGATATTATAAAGACCATTCAGAGGAATTTTATCCTCTTCATATTTTTTAAATAACAGTCTCATAGCTTCTTTTCTGAGCTTTCCATCTGGGGATTTTCTAAGAGCTCTCATTTGACTATCGTTTAGAACCTTTTTTTCTCCATCTATCTCTATTTCAAATGTATAAGATGAAACTATTTTCTCATACAGTTCAGCTAAAGCGTCTCTTCTTGATATACTTGTAGCTGCTAAAATTTGTTCAGCATCTTTTGACAGAATATGTTTTTTCTCGTCTTTAATTTTTTCGAAAAAATAAGAATATTGTGGAATTTCTTCAGATAACTTTGTTAATTTTTCATCGGAAAGTTTTGCAACAGCACTTTTCAACGATGCCATTACTTCTTCCATTTGAGAAAAGTATTGATGCGATATGTTTAAAAGCTTTTGTGCTTCAGGATTTTGAGTATTTTCAGAAAAATACAGTCCTGCAAATTGTACAACTTTTAAGGTTCTTTCTAAAATCTTTTCTTGATTTCTCAGGAAATTTTCGAACTCTTCTGCAAGGATCCGTTCGTTTAATCTGTTTTCATACTTTTCAGCAAGTTCTCTCATATTTTCGAGATTCCTTTTTAACTCTTCCAATATTTCTGGGTCCTTCGCATTTTTGTAAAAAACACCAAGATCCCATTTCATGATTTTATCCCCCCTACTATTAATGCAATTTTAATGCTATAATTAAATCATATCATATTTAAACTTGCATTTAAAGGGGTGTAAAACGTGTTTAAATTAAGAAAATTTGATTTAAAAAACGAAGAAAAATATTCACCAAAAGAGGAAATAGTTAATGCCATAACACATGGAATAGGTGCTCTTTTAAGCCTGGTAGCTATAGTTCTTTTAGTGGTGTTTTCAAGTATTGAAGGAAATGTCTGGAAAATTGTTAGCACTTCAATATACGGTTTTTCATTGTTTGTTCTTTATCTTTTTTCCACGCTGTACCATTCAATAACGCACAAAAAAGTTAAAAATATTTTCGAAATATTTGACCATGCCAGTATCTTCATATTAATTGCTGGAACATATACACCTTTTACCCTGGTAACTTTGAGAGGAACTATTGGATGGATTCTATTTGGAATTGTCTGGACACTGGCAATTTTAGGTATAGTATTTAAAGTCTTTTTTGTTAAACAATTGCGTATAACTTCCACATTGCTTTACATTTTAATGGGATGGCTGGTTGTTTTTGCTATGAAACCGCTTGTTTCTAATTTGCCAGAAAAAGGAGTTTATTGGCTTGTTATTGGTGGAATTTTCTATACAATTGGAACAATATTTTACATATGGAGAAAAATACCATATCACCATGCAATATGGCATGTTATTGTGTTACTCGGTAGCATTTCGCATTTTTTTGCTGTGTTTTTTTACGTTTGAAAAAACTGCTATACCAACACTCGCTAAATCAAGATTCCTCACCCTTCGGGTTCGGAATGACAAAAAAAGAGTGTCATCCCGAGGAACGAAGTGACGAGGGATCTTATTCCTATTGTCATTCCGAGTGAAGCGAGGAATCTTGTTTTTTTACTAACCTCGCTAACTCTCGCTAATCTCGCTAACTCTTGCCAATCTCGCCAACACTTGCTAATTTGCCAATATTATTGTTTCACCATATTCTCTGGGGTTAATAAAAGCAGGTCTTTAATTTTAAATAACTCTTTTTTAAAACCGGATTTTGAAAAAATTATGTATCTCTTTTTTCTATTTCCACTTTTTACATAACTACTTCTTACTACAAGTTTATTATATTCTTCTATACCTACTTTTTTATTTGTCCATTTACATTCACCAAACACTATATTTTCCATGTCATATGCAACAAGGTCAATATCAAAAGATTTATTTTTCTCCCCAGGTATTTTCCCCCATGTTTTTCCAATTCTTTCTGGTATAAATCCTAAAAATTCTGATTTTTCCATTAGAAATTTTGTACAAATTTGTTCAAATTTCAATCCAAAATACTGTGGAAGTGCTTTCCAGACAATTTCAAATGCTTTTTCGGGAGTAAATTCTATTGTAGATAAATTTTTTCTAATAAAGGTAAAATAGAAATCAAAAAAGAAGTCATTTATTTTGTATTTTTTCATTCTTTTTTTCTGAGACAATAGGGGTTCTTCACCCTTTACAATTCCATACTCTTCTTTGAGCTCTTTTAAAAAACGTGGTAAAGATGTTTTTTCAACCTTTGAAATATCAGAAATTTCAGAAATACTTTTTGGTGCCCCTGCAAGTGCTTCCAATATTGAAAAATAACTTCTATGCTCGCTACCAAATTCCAGCGCCAAAATATTTTCTCCTTCGTTTTTCAGTGGCGCATAATCTTTCAAAAACAGTTCAAAAATGAGATTATCTAAAGATTTTTTTTCCTTAAAAAATAAAAGATAATTTGGAATCCCTCCAACTATTGAATAAATTTCAAATGCTTCTTCGGATGAATAACCAAACTCTATCAGCATCTTTATTGACTCGTTCAATGAAAACTCCTGAAGATTCATTAAATAATCTTTCCTGCCAAAAAGTGGCATCTTGCTGTCGTAAAATATCTTTTTCATAAGTCCCACATACGAACCTAAAACAATTAATTTGGTATTATAATTTCTAAATTTTATTTCGTCCCATGCTTTTTGAAGCGAATAAAGAATAGAAGGAGACACTTTATAAAAATTTTGAAATTCATCAAATATAACATATTCAAACTTTTCAAAGAGTTCCATAAACAAGTCATACCAATCTTTAAAAACAGCTTTTGAAAAAGATAGACTTATTTTTTCAAGCAAATTATTCTGGTTCAAAACCTCTACGAAATAATAGAAAACATTTTCTTCGTTTTCGAAAGCCTTTCTTACCAAAGTAGTTTTTCCTATTCTTCTTCGACCGTAGATAACAACAAAAATATTTTCATTCTTTCTTGATTTGATTTCATTCAAAAAACTTAATTCTTTTTTTCGATTGTAAAACTTCATAATATCTCCCCCTGATTATATATGATGTATAACATAATGTTATCCATAATAATGTTAGCAAACATATTATAATTTGTCAATCTGAAA
This window encodes:
- a CDS encoding CpsB/CapC family capsule biosynthesis tyrosine phosphatase, with product MFDIHNHLLPGVDDGVKNFDESIKFLETFKKNGITTVFFTPHLNHPSVKTNVAKIKENYEKIKIHCEEFGIKSFLGSEIYLTPDVKEFIPIKDYFLLVELPTDIYPVYLLDKLFDLQLEGYEIILAHVERYKWLEGNGLLVDRLKHMNVYFQVNLEALNGSNYFLKRDLVDFIATDFHGEKRSSIDFSLFRKYNDIIEKGKSILKL
- a CDS encoding ATP-binding protein, which codes for MKFYNRKKELSFLNEIKSRKNENIFVVIYGRRRIGKTTLVRKAFENEENVFYYFVEVLNQNNLLEKISLSFSKAVFKDWYDLFMELFEKFEYVIFDEFQNFYKVSPSILYSLQKAWDEIKFRNYNTKLIVLGSYVGLMKKIFYDSKMPLFGRKDYLMNLQEFSLNESIKMLIEFGYSSEEAFEIYSIVGGIPNYLLFFKEKKSLDNLIFELFLKDYAPLKNEGENILALEFGSEHRSYFSILEALAGAPKSISEISDISKVEKTSLPRFLKELKEEYGIVKGEEPLLSQKKRMKKYKINDFFFDFYFTFIRKNLSTIEFTPEKAFEIVWKALPQYFGLKFEQICTKFLMEKSEFLGFIPERIGKTWGKIPGEKNKSFDIDLVAYDMENIVFGECKWTNKKVGIEEYNKLVVRSSYVKSGNRKKRYIIFSKSGFKKELFKIKDLLLLTPENMVKQ
- a CDS encoding SLBB domain-containing protein, which encodes MRRFFLFILIMLSFFVFAYKLRVGDVISIEVFNQPQLSRTVKVSLDGTIPYPFAGNIYVEGKTPEEVAKLLEPYAQKIVRDAFINVWVEQYAPMYVYIQGAINKVADISQTPGITLTKLLAQLGVGPSNSGDSESNVDLFDAIDFGNVVINRNGNITKLNLWPFFYQGDFSKDVELKENDIIFLPPMTVDKNIQVNGVYTYTANYQEGLTLSVLLSYIGPLDKEIAELENAKLFINNKMLSINLEKVISGEEDYNLKPGARLYIPKRREKYAYIIGLVNNPGYKTFSSDEPITLKLLLAKAGGIQKNMEEWVKDIKVTQNGQEKIYSNTILFEDNTVPLKRGAIVEVVSYQKFRVYVTGDIAKGIIEFLPKEPRTFKTLISKIGGISTEQMKWIKSIKIIRDSTDITVDLSKFDEVDYQLLDGDTVEIKKYPEFYVYIQGFSNRKGKIIFEPDEKHSLKILLSKVGLPDEEIENEGIALINNNVRIPVKEVLYGNKDYLLSKADIVQILYEPFSVTVIGPAKNGKIKISYKDPRTLGYLIKSLGISKPELIESVLLVRKGSTKKYGIQDLISGKVNETLMKNDTVIIKSAVTRAVYLTGDVAKYIRFEYDEPISLQRILAKSGINDYRKIEKITLNGKVIPYDTDVDIENGSVLNISLKRPINVTVMGYVKNTGNVKFDYYETADLKNLFGKLGGLILDKTSYYTSEKVYVFRKDKTYEFDAEKVYKGEINFDLQDNDFVYVTQREPNYVYVFGEGIQNRVVRFNYGETFDMKTLIGKIGGIPEGISKEIMILNGSTETIYTWDERKNIQLERGSVVVFNKDYKNYVYVIDASGKPQSIYLDRKETTLYDVLTRINVNKSYKKVMIRSSGNVQEIDVTDFSKTLGIVVKPGDVITVLNIPQNYAYVLGEVNRPGLVEINEGTTVLEAILKAGAFTTKAIPSSIYLYRGGPQGTPIKINLSGALSGKVVKDNPIVETGDVIFVPNDPFKTALEWVPTITALINLYNNISGLFK
- a CDS encoding M3 family oligoendopeptidase, which gives rise to MKWDLGVFYKNAKDPEILEELKRNLENMRELAEKYENRLNERILAEEFENFLRNQEKILERTLKVVQFAGLYFSENTQNPEAQKLLNISHQYFSQMEEVMASLKSAVAKLSDEKLTKLSEEIPQYSYFFEKIKDEKKHILSKDAEQILAATSISRRDALAELYEKIVSSYTFEIEIDGEKKVLNDSQMRALRKSPDGKLRKEAMRLLFKKYEEDKIPLNGLYNIVVKDYDTEARLRKFPKPISMRNLANSVTDESVNKLIEVTTENTEIVHKYYKWKAKKMEEKLTLADIYAPITNDVKKYSFDDAKEIVIEAYYEFNEQAGKIIKSFFDENRIHSDIVHGKAGGAFCSYYTPKIKPFILMNFNGNISDVMTLAHELGHGLHGTLSAKQTLLNYHTPLTMAELASVFGEFLVFDKLKSQLTGKEKISLIASTIEETFATMFRQNMFARFEIQAHENISKNGFATWEELSEFYKKELKVMFGNSVEIPPEYHFEWATIPHLYHTPFYVYAYNFANCIAIAIYQKYLEEGKRFVPKYIELLESGGKDKPERLLKKVGIDLGNENFWQKAFDYLKSMVDEISEG
- a CDS encoding GumC family protein, which produces MEPEIYENELTLEDIFHIFRKRFWWMFLTFAATVSLTILYLFLATPIYEAEVTLKIESSQGSSIGGLFSAQLPYGGSSEISTEIELIKSRTNLEKIVKDLNLLEYFKNTLKDPKDVENLDVHSIIKILDEMIDVSPVKDTNIVRISVQSDDPVLAKNIANKLAEAYNELLRTLSKNEFTIRRKFIEEQIPKVEKELKDAEERIRKFKEDNRVFLLDEEAKYILQFLLEYDGQINSYNLQIQENSAKINALNELLKKVDMKIISSETISSNPIVEQLKSKLVEYKVELSGLLHSYSETDPKVLEIKEKIAETEKLLKEQVAQVVSSQIKTLNPTYQDLYMQLITTQSQQEVLNATILSLKKLRDSYQEKLSRLPLLEQKLLELSRDLKVKENLYTLLLEKLEETRIAEAGVIGTAKLIDKAIVPKEPIKPNKKLTAAIGGVLGIFLGILMAFIVEYLDKSVRDEDEIKRISRNQTILGRIPTFEIKSDLKTPELVVLNSPISPAAESIKLTSTNISFSETPPPNVISITSSGPGEGKTLNAVNLAISYAQNGFKTLLMDMDMRRPRMEKALGLERFNIGVVNYILKDIPLERIKQKYIENLDVIPVGPLPPNPTALLTSNKFVEMMNILKDEYDKIIVDLPPILAAADALIVTRHTDGLVLVVRAGKTLKHSLKIALENILTSGSKLLGIIINDINEKNSGNYYYYYYYHDGEKKRKRRKKEQ
- a CDS encoding mannose-1-phosphate guanylyltransferase codes for the protein MKAIILAGGVGERFWPLSTDSLPKQFLKLFGKKSLIRETFERLAYRLKPKDIYVVTNARYINKTKEELPEIPSGNILGEPEKKNTAPACVLGTLCVEDDNEIIFIVPADHYIPDVETFWEKVDRASVFLEKNEGIVTFGIFPTRPETGYGYIEVESKYVKNEKSNVVPVRKFKEKPDFETAKKYLEKGNYFWNSGMFMWKKKYFIDQMKKHSPEVIEPFEGNKNIEEIYKRVPSISIDYALMEKADRIYTIPSNFVWSDVGNWLSLKELKVKSSDSVVALDCENVFVKSTKPVVVIGMKNIVVVESEHGILVSTDEGVQKIREAVKKMKEI
- the trhA gene encoding PAQR family membrane homeostasis protein TrhA, which encodes MFKLRKFDLKNEEKYSPKEEIVNAITHGIGALLSLVAIVLLVVFSSIEGNVWKIVSTSIYGFSLFVLYLFSTLYHSITHKKVKNIFEIFDHASIFILIAGTYTPFTLVTLRGTIGWILFGIVWTLAILGIVFKVFFVKQLRITSTLLYILMGWLVVFAMKPLVSNLPEKGVYWLVIGGIFYTIGTIFYIWRKIPYHHAIWHVIVLLGSISHFFAVFFYV